A region from the Halobacillus mangrovi genome encodes:
- a CDS encoding Mrp/NBP35 family ATP-binding protein: MLTQEKVLEILNSIEDPFLHKTLEETGGVEEIKIKEEKNHVSVKILIAKTNTAEQMELQQTIVNALKSGGAATVGLRFDQLPDEVLNKFQPEAEKQQEASLLDGGADTKFISIASGKGGVGKSTVTVNLAVALTRLGKKVGIIDADIYGFSVPDMMGVEERPVVRGEKIIPVERFGVKLVSMGFFVEDNSPIIWRGPMLGKMLTSFFKEVEWGDLDYLLLDLPPGTGDVALDVHSMLPSSKEIIVTTPHPTAAFVAARAGQMALKTDHEILGVVENMAYFESKETGNKEFVFGRGGGVKLAEQLQTDVLGHIPLQQPYEEEDVFAPSVYQADHPTGVIYRNMAAKIISKY; the protein is encoded by the coding sequence TTGCTAACACAAGAGAAAGTACTTGAAATCCTAAACTCAATCGAAGATCCGTTTTTACATAAAACGTTGGAAGAAACCGGTGGGGTTGAAGAGATAAAGATTAAAGAAGAGAAAAACCATGTAAGTGTGAAGATATTAATTGCGAAAACCAACACGGCTGAACAAATGGAGCTTCAGCAAACGATTGTTAATGCCCTGAAGAGCGGCGGTGCGGCTACGGTCGGTCTCCGTTTTGATCAATTACCAGATGAGGTTCTCAACAAATTCCAGCCAGAAGCAGAGAAGCAACAAGAAGCTTCATTGCTGGATGGCGGTGCAGATACAAAATTCATCTCTATTGCCAGTGGTAAAGGTGGCGTAGGCAAATCAACAGTTACCGTTAATTTAGCGGTTGCTCTGACTCGTTTAGGAAAAAAAGTTGGAATCATCGATGCTGATATCTACGGATTCAGTGTACCGGATATGATGGGAGTCGAGGAACGTCCTGTTGTTCGTGGTGAAAAGATCATCCCAGTTGAACGCTTCGGTGTGAAATTAGTGTCCATGGGCTTTTTCGTCGAGGATAATTCTCCGATTATTTGGCGTGGGCCTATGTTAGGGAAAATGCTGACAAGCTTCTTTAAGGAAGTTGAATGGGGAGATCTTGATTATTTACTTCTTGATCTGCCGCCAGGAACGGGAGATGTGGCTCTTGATGTCCACTCTATGCTTCCGTCCTCGAAGGAAATTATCGTTACAACTCCACACCCGACAGCGGCATTCGTAGCTGCCCGTGCAGGTCAAATGGCCCTGAAAACAGACCACGAAATTCTTGGAGTCGTAGAAAACATGGCTTACTTTGAAAGTAAAGAAACAGGGAACAAAGAATTCGTCTTCGGTCGTGGAGGCGGTGTGAAGTTGGCTGAACAGCTGCAGACAGATGTATTAGGGCACATTCCTTTGCAGCAACCTTATGAAGAAGAGGATGTATTTGCTCCATCTGTATATCAGGCTGATCATCCGACAGGGGTCATCTATAGGAATATGGCTGCAAAGATTATTTCCAAATATTAA
- the cwlD gene encoding N-acetylmuramoyl-L-alanine amidase CwlD, translating into MIRRMKTFVWLAGIVALVWLVSYPIQEAKDAWTVWSSPLSGKVIVIDPGHGGPDGGAEGSDGTQEKEITLQMSEYLRDYLQEAGALVYLTRYEDTDLSSEGAGSLSRRKSEDIRNRVQYIDEKEADFYLSIHLNAIPSSKWRGAQTFYNPNMDESEYLAKFIQSEIKTNLENTTREALGLSNIYLLRNVKVPGALVEAGFLSNPEERELLKSDDYQRKMAASIYQGVLRYVTEREYPSSD; encoded by the coding sequence ATGATTCGTCGTATGAAAACATTCGTGTGGTTAGCGGGAATAGTAGCTCTCGTTTGGCTTGTATCATATCCCATCCAGGAGGCCAAAGATGCCTGGACGGTTTGGTCATCACCGCTTTCAGGAAAGGTTATCGTTATAGATCCTGGTCATGGAGGCCCGGATGGCGGAGCGGAAGGGTCGGATGGAACACAAGAGAAAGAAATCACTTTGCAGATGAGTGAATACCTAAGAGACTATCTTCAAGAAGCGGGAGCCCTTGTATATTTAACGAGGTATGAAGATACAGATTTATCTTCTGAGGGTGCAGGCAGTTTGTCCAGAAGGAAATCTGAAGATATTAGAAACCGTGTCCAATATATCGATGAAAAGGAAGCTGACTTCTACTTAAGTATCCATTTAAATGCGATTCCATCTTCGAAATGGAGAGGTGCTCAAACATTTTATAACCCCAATATGGATGAAAGCGAATATTTGGCTAAGTTTATTCAATCTGAAATAAAAACTAACCTTGAGAATACGACAAGAGAAGCTCTTGGATTATCAAATATTTACCTACTACGGAACGTGAAAGTTCCCGGCGCTTTAGTTGAGGCGGGGTTTTTGTCCAATCCTGAAGAACGTGAATTGTTGAAGTCGGATGATTATCAGCGTAAGATGGCCGCATCCATTTATCAGGGTGTCTTACGTTACGTGACTGAACGTGAATATCCTTCCAGCGATTGA
- the rpsI gene encoding 30S ribosomal protein S9, giving the protein MAQVQYTGTGRRKSSTARVRLVPGTGRVVVNKRDAEDFFPYETLRMILKQPLAVTETEGSYDVYVNVHGGGFTGQAGAIRHGIARALLEADPEYRTTLKRAGLLTRDARMKERKKYGLKGARRAPQFSKR; this is encoded by the coding sequence GTGGCACAAGTACAATACACTGGTACTGGACGTCGTAAGAGCTCTACAGCTCGTGTACGCCTAGTCCCTGGAACTGGTCGTGTAGTAGTTAATAAACGTGATGCTGAAGATTTCTTCCCATATGAAACTCTTCGCATGATTTTGAAACAGCCTCTAGCTGTTACAGAAACTGAAGGAAGCTATGACGTGTACGTAAACGTTCATGGTGGAGGTTTCACTGGACAAGCGGGTGCAATCCGTCACGGAATCGCTCGTGCACTATTAGAAGCAGATCCTGAATACCGCACAACACTTAAGCGTGCAGGTCTTCTAACTCGTGACGCACGTATGAAAGAGCGTAAGAAATACGGTCTTAAAGGTGCTCGTCGTGCACCACAATTCTCCAAGCGTTAA
- the rplM gene encoding 50S ribosomal protein L13 — protein MRTTFMANENNVERKWYVVDAAGQTLGRLASEVAAILRGKNKPTYTPHVDTGDHVIIINAGEIQLTGNKINDKVYYRHSNHPGGLKSRTANEMRNKYPEQMLELAVKGMLPKGSLGRKMGKKLHVYAGSEHKHEAQQPEVYELRG, from the coding sequence ATGCGCACAACTTTCATGGCAAATGAAAACAACGTGGAACGTAAATGGTATGTTGTCGACGCTGCAGGACAGACACTTGGCCGTTTAGCAAGCGAAGTTGCTGCGATCCTTCGCGGTAAGAACAAACCGACATACACTCCACACGTAGATACTGGTGATCACGTTATCATCATTAACGCTGGTGAGATTCAACTAACAGGAAACAAGATCAACGATAAGGTCTATTATCGTCACTCAAACCACCCTGGTGGCTTGAAATCCCGTACGGCAAACGAAATGCGTAATAAATACCCTGAGCAAATGCTAGAACTTGCTGTAAAAGGTATGCTTCCAAAAGGAAGTCTTGGACGTAAAATGGGCAAAAAACTTCATGTTTACGCTGGCTCTGAACACAAACATGAAGCACAACAACCAGAAGTTTACGAACTTCGCGGATAA
- the truA gene encoding tRNA pseudouridine(38-40) synthase TruA, with protein MERLKAIIQYDGTNYAGYQIQPNGNTVQAELEKALSKMHKGRKVKVTASGRTDSGVHALGQVIHFDTDLNIPVENWKRALSSMLPQDIYILSVEQVGRDFHARYDAKGKEYRYFIWNDQEPNIFKRHYRYHIKADLDVAAMQQACKYIEGEHDFTSFCSPRTDIKGDKIRLIHEASVQKEGEELVFVFRGSGFLYNMVRILVGTLVEVGRHDRDPGEIPMIIEAKEREAAGKTAPPQGLFLREVFYDED; from the coding sequence ATGGAGCGTTTAAAAGCGATTATCCAGTACGATGGCACCAATTATGCTGGCTATCAAATACAGCCAAACGGGAATACGGTGCAGGCTGAGCTGGAAAAAGCACTATCCAAAATGCATAAGGGACGAAAAGTTAAAGTGACGGCATCGGGCAGAACCGATTCTGGTGTTCATGCGCTCGGACAAGTCATTCATTTTGATACCGATTTGAATATCCCCGTCGAAAATTGGAAGCGGGCACTTTCTTCAATGCTGCCTCAGGATATTTACATTTTATCTGTGGAGCAGGTAGGCCGAGATTTTCACGCCCGTTATGATGCAAAAGGGAAAGAATACCGCTACTTTATTTGGAACGACCAAGAACCGAATATTTTCAAAAGACACTATCGTTACCATATAAAAGCTGATTTAGATGTAGCGGCAATGCAGCAAGCGTGTAAGTATATTGAAGGAGAGCATGATTTCACTTCCTTCTGTTCGCCACGAACCGATATAAAGGGAGACAAAATCCGGTTGATTCATGAAGCTTCTGTTCAAAAAGAGGGAGAGGAGCTGGTCTTTGTATTCAGAGGCTCAGGGTTTTTATATAATATGGTTCGTATTTTAGTAGGAACCCTGGTAGAAGTTGGACGCCATGACAGAGACCCTGGTGAAATTCCTATGATCATTGAAGCTAAGGAACGTGAGGCTGCAGGAAAGACGGCGCCTCCTCAAGGGCTGTTTTTGCGGGAAGTTTTCTATGATGAGGATTGA
- a CDS encoding energy-coupling factor transporter transmembrane component T family protein has translation MSSSMIIGQFIPGDSVVHRMDPRSKIAIIFFFVVIVFFANSVMSYGLLALFAIGSALLSRIPFPYIMKGLKPVWFLIIFTFILHLLVTRQGEVVFSVFGWEVYEEGLIQGAAISLRFFLLILVTSMLTLTTTPIEITDAIEELLGPLKKVRFPVHELALMMSISLRFIPTLMQETEKISKAQASRGVDFRTGSFKDRIRAVIPLLVPLFVSAFKRAEELAMAMEARGYQGGEGRSKLRELRIGKLDIYLYIVFILLIIGLFLTRS, from the coding sequence ATGAGTAGTTCAATGATTATCGGCCAGTTCATCCCTGGGGATTCAGTGGTACACCGCATGGATCCAAGGTCTAAAATCGCCATTATCTTTTTCTTTGTCGTGATCGTATTTTTTGCTAATTCTGTTATGAGTTATGGACTGCTCGCGTTATTTGCTATCGGCAGTGCGTTACTATCCAGAATTCCTTTTCCATACATTATGAAAGGCTTAAAGCCTGTATGGTTTTTAATCATTTTTACTTTCATTCTGCACTTGCTTGTCACAAGACAAGGAGAAGTAGTATTCAGCGTGTTTGGATGGGAGGTCTATGAAGAAGGTCTGATTCAGGGCGCTGCGATCTCTCTTCGCTTCTTCTTATTAATCCTGGTGACTTCCATGCTTACACTGACTACTACCCCAATAGAAATTACCGATGCCATTGAAGAATTGTTAGGTCCTTTGAAAAAGGTGCGCTTCCCTGTCCACGAGCTTGCCCTAATGATGTCGATATCCTTACGTTTTATTCCGACACTTATGCAGGAAACGGAAAAAATCTCTAAGGCTCAGGCTTCTAGAGGAGTAGATTTTCGTACAGGGTCTTTTAAAGACCGTATTAGAGCCGTTATCCCACTCTTAGTCCCTTTGTTCGTCAGTGCCTTTAAACGTGCTGAGGAGCTGGCTATGGCTATGGAGGCACGAGGCTATCAAGGTGGAGAAGGCCGAAGTAAGCTAAGAGAGCTTAGAATAGGCAAATTGGATATTTATCTCTATATCGTCTTTATTCTTTTAATTATCGGCCTGTTTTTGACTCGAAGCTAA
- a CDS encoding energy-coupling factor ABC transporter ATP-binding protein: MDITFENVSYVYQPNSPFEHRALNDLSFSIQSGSFVAIIGHTGSGKSTLIQHLNGLLQPTDGKVSIGEYQMKAGEKNKDLKKLREKVGVVFQYPEHQLFEETVAKDIAFGPHNFGVEEKEISRRTKEAIQATHLPEELLERSPFDLSGGQMRRVAISGVLAMNPEVLVLDEPTAGLDPNGQREIMDMFHHLHKTKQLTTILVTHSMEDALAYADHIIILNHGEVYREGTPLEIFKQQEALKAVQLDVPEVIEFISKVNEEFNTSIEYKGQTIAELAKELAQMMEGGRDHE, from the coding sequence ATGGACATTACGTTCGAGAATGTAAGTTATGTGTACCAACCCAATAGTCCATTTGAGCATCGCGCATTGAATGATCTTTCTTTTTCCATTCAATCAGGATCGTTCGTAGCGATTATTGGCCATACCGGTTCTGGGAAGTCTACGTTGATCCAACATCTCAATGGGCTTTTGCAGCCGACAGATGGAAAAGTATCAATCGGGGAGTATCAGATGAAGGCCGGGGAAAAAAATAAAGATTTGAAAAAACTCCGAGAAAAAGTCGGTGTCGTTTTTCAATATCCTGAGCATCAGTTGTTTGAAGAAACGGTTGCCAAAGACATCGCTTTTGGGCCTCATAACTTTGGAGTAGAAGAAAAAGAGATTTCAAGAAGGACAAAAGAGGCGATTCAAGCCACGCATTTGCCGGAAGAACTGCTTGAGCGCTCTCCTTTTGATTTAAGTGGAGGGCAAATGAGAAGGGTCGCTATATCTGGTGTACTAGCTATGAACCCTGAAGTTCTTGTATTGGATGAACCCACAGCTGGGCTTGATCCAAATGGCCAAAGAGAAATCATGGATATGTTCCATCACCTTCATAAAACAAAGCAGCTTACGACGATTCTTGTGACGCACAGTATGGAGGATGCCCTCGCCTATGCGGACCACATTATCATTCTTAATCACGGTGAAGTATATCGAGAAGGTACACCGCTTGAGATCTTCAAACAACAAGAAGCACTTAAAGCTGTTCAGCTTGATGTACCAGAAGTCATTGAGTTTATATCGAAAGTAAACGAGGAATTTAACACGTCTATTGAATATAAGGGCCAGACGATAGCAGAGTTAGCAAAGGAATTGGCTCAAATGATGGAAGGGGGCCGCGATCATGAGTAG
- a CDS encoding energy-coupling factor ABC transporter ATP-binding protein produces MEQSQIEFRNVSFRYQENMPWVLKNVSFTIDADEWVAIIGHNGSGKSTIAKLMNGLLFPEEGEILVNGKKVEPETVWGVRKQVGMVFQNPDNQFVGTTVRDDVAFGMENHGMPRELMIERIQQSLEAVKMSEYERHEPHRLSGGQKQRVAIASVLAVSPKYIILDEATAMLDPKGRKEIMRTIREVQEQRNLSLITITHDLKEVTQASRVLVMNQGEVWMEGTPRDVFSKKDQLIEIGLDTPFVSKLADHLRTASMHLSREPLNHQELLEELWTLRSRM; encoded by the coding sequence ATGGAACAGAGCCAAATCGAGTTTAGAAATGTTTCTTTTCGTTACCAGGAGAACATGCCTTGGGTCTTAAAGAATGTAAGCTTCACTATTGATGCGGATGAATGGGTAGCCATCATTGGTCATAACGGGTCTGGGAAATCTACCATTGCCAAGTTGATGAATGGTTTGTTGTTTCCTGAAGAAGGGGAAATTCTTGTCAATGGCAAAAAGGTAGAACCAGAAACGGTTTGGGGTGTTAGAAAACAAGTAGGGATGGTTTTCCAAAACCCGGATAATCAGTTTGTTGGGACGACGGTTCGTGATGATGTTGCCTTTGGTATGGAGAATCACGGTATGCCGCGAGAGTTGATGATCGAACGGATTCAGCAAAGCCTAGAGGCCGTTAAGATGTCAGAATATGAGCGTCATGAACCCCATCGCTTATCAGGCGGTCAAAAGCAGCGAGTTGCTATCGCAAGCGTTCTTGCCGTATCACCCAAATACATTATTTTAGATGAAGCAACAGCCATGTTAGACCCTAAAGGACGAAAAGAAATTATGAGGACGATCCGGGAAGTACAAGAACAACGGAATCTCTCTTTAATCACGATTACACACGACCTGAAGGAAGTGACCCAGGCAAGCCGGGTGCTTGTGATGAATCAGGGGGAGGTCTGGATGGAAGGCACTCCAAGGGATGTATTTTCCAAAAAGGATCAATTAATCGAAATTGGCTTAGATACTCCTTTCGTTAGCAAGCTTGCAGATCATTTACGGACTGCGAGTATGCATCTTTCACGTGAGCCACTCAATCACCAGGAGTTGTTGGAGGAACTATGGACATTACGTTCGAGAATGTAA
- the rplQ gene encoding 50S ribosomal protein L17 produces MARKLGRTTDQRMALLRNLATDLIIHERLETTEAKAKELRSVVEKMITLGKRGDLHARRQAESFLYNAKADGEGEQTALQKLFSDIGPRYEDRQGGYTRVLKLGERQGDGAKMAIIELV; encoded by the coding sequence ATGGCTAGAAAACTAGGACGTACTACTGATCAGCGTATGGCGCTACTTCGTAACTTAGCGACAGACTTGATCATCCACGAACGTTTAGAAACAACAGAAGCTAAAGCGAAAGAGCTTCGTTCTGTTGTAGAGAAGATGATTACACTAGGTAAACGCGGCGATCTACATGCCCGTCGTCAAGCTGAGTCATTCCTTTACAACGCTAAAGCTGACGGTGAAGGAGAGCAAACAGCACTTCAAAAGCTATTCTCTGACATCGGCCCACGCTATGAGGACCGTCAAGGTGGTTACACTCGCGTGCTTAAGCTAGGCGAACGTCAAGGTGACGGAGCTAAAATGGCGATCATTGAACTAGTTTAA
- a CDS encoding DNA-directed RNA polymerase subunit alpha produces the protein MIEIEKPKIETVEITDESTFGKFVVEPLERGYGTTLGNSLRRILLSSLPGAAVTSVQIDGVLHEFSTIDGVVEDVTTVILNLKKLALKIYSEEEKTLEIDVQGEGKVTAADITHDSDVEVLNPDLHIATLDSTASLRMRITAERGRGYRPAEGNNHEDLPIGVIPVDSIFTPVSRVTYQVENTRIGQTSNFDKLTLDVWTDGSIRPEEAISLGAKIYMEHLNIFVGLTDEAQKAEIMVEKEEDQKEKVLEMTIEELDLSVRSYNCLKRAGINTVQELANKSEEDMMKVRNLGRKSLEEVKHKLDELGLGLRKDD, from the coding sequence ATGATCGAAATTGAAAAGCCAAAAATTGAGACGGTTGAGATCACCGATGAGTCCACTTTTGGTAAGTTCGTCGTAGAACCGCTTGAACGTGGGTATGGTACAACTCTAGGGAACTCCTTGCGTCGTATCCTATTATCCTCACTTCCTGGCGCTGCTGTAACATCTGTTCAAATCGACGGGGTACTTCACGAATTCTCAACTATTGATGGAGTCGTGGAGGACGTAACCACAGTCATTTTGAACCTAAAGAAACTAGCTTTGAAGATTTATTCTGAAGAAGAAAAGACTTTAGAGATTGATGTACAGGGTGAAGGAAAAGTAACTGCAGCTGACATTACGCACGATAGTGATGTGGAAGTTCTAAATCCAGATCTTCATATCGCTACACTAGACAGCACGGCTAGCCTTCGTATGCGTATTACAGCTGAACGAGGCCGAGGATATCGTCCGGCTGAAGGAAATAACCATGAAGATTTACCAATCGGCGTAATTCCAGTTGACTCTATTTTTACGCCTGTATCCCGTGTGACGTACCAAGTAGAGAATACAAGAATTGGTCAAACATCCAACTTCGATAAACTGACGTTAGACGTTTGGACTGACGGAAGTATTCGCCCTGAAGAGGCGATCTCTCTTGGAGCCAAAATCTATATGGAACACCTCAATATCTTTGTCGGCTTGACTGATGAAGCTCAAAAAGCTGAAATCATGGTTGAGAAAGAAGAGGACCAAAAAGAGAAGGTTCTTGAGATGACGATCGAAGAGCTTGACCTGTCTGTTCGTTCTTACAATTGCTTGAAACGCGCTGGGATTAATACAGTGCAGGAACTTGCGAACAAATCTGAAGAAGATATGATGAAGGTTCGTAACCTTGGTCGCAAGTCACTTGAAGAAGTGAAGCACAAATTGGATGAACTGGGATTAGGTTTACGAAAAGACGATTAA